One genomic segment of Drosophila melanogaster chromosome 3R includes these proteins:
- the CG13837 gene encoding uncharacterized protein: MGAVTFLTIILVTLLGHRSSALEFEECASAPQLGVYVASSSNCSKYIYCAGPGSFEAECLDGHYYDEKLERCLDRKLVSRCRDPVGITTKSPSMVKKPAQKAEPLAITLRLLPNAGPCYPYMVCYEGAGLAKACTPAHLVSCNRMQTRENIINCQEGVYGFMPHPRNCAYFYYCSSGSKLVHRCHLNYTWHYERRSCVQQSERMCYSEQLRLIRNKIGKANRT, encoded by the coding sequence atgggAGCTGTAACCTTCTTAACAATTATTTTGGTGACCTTGCTGGGTCATCGATCCAGTGCCCTGGAGTTCGAAGAGTGTGCCAGTGCTCCACAATTGGGAGTTTATGTCGCCAGCTCTAGCAATTGCTccaaatacatatattgtgCCGGTCCAGGATCCTTTGAGGCCGAGTGCTTGGATGGTCATTACTACGACGAAAAATTGGAACGCTGTTTGGATCGAAAGTTGGTGTCGAGATGCCGGGATCCCGTAGGCATAACCACTAAATCCCCCTCGATGGTCAAGAAGCCAGCTCAGAAAGCGGAACCATTGGCGATTACCCTGCGACTTTTACCCAATGCCGGACCATGTTATCCTTATATGGTCTGCTACGAGGGGGCTGGACTGGCCAAGGCCTGTACTCCTGCTCATCTAGTGTCCTGCAATCGCATGCAAACGCGAGAGAATATCATCAACTGCCAGGAGGGAGTCTATGGCTTTATGCCACATCCACGGAACTGCGCCTACTTCTACTACTGCTCCAGTGGCTCCAAGCTGGTCCATCGATGCCACTTGAACTACACTTGGCACTACGAACGGAGGTCCTGCGTCCAGCAGTCCGAGAGGATGTGCTACTCCGAACAACTTCGGCTTATACGAAATAAAATAGGAAAGGCCAACCGGACGTAA